A stretch of Hippoglossus hippoglossus isolate fHipHip1 chromosome 20, fHipHip1.pri, whole genome shotgun sequence DNA encodes these proteins:
- the chst2b gene encoding carbohydrate sulfotransferase 2 — protein sequence MRGKQYHQPLKLTAPWEKDAGFGRKLKTYRNHTKIIAQPGIVMKVLRRKRIVLFMAYILLLVLTMLNLANYKWTKEPQQCNHQMRSTTYQSRSDIRFLYRPSLAKKRQLIYVLTTWRSGSSFFGELFNQNPDVFFLYEPMWHIWQKLYPGDAVSLQGAARDMLSSLYRCDLSVFQLYNSPGGKNFTSLGLFGATLNKVVCSYPLCSAYRKEVVGMVDDKVCKKCPPQSLRLLEEECLKYNTIVIKGVRILDVNVLAPLMEDPSLDLKVIHLVRDPRAVANSRIKSRHGLIRENLQVVRSRDPKLRRIPFVDPGHKANKKDGSDYHSIGAMEVICDRTSRTLRTALNPPTWLKGKYMAVRYEDLVENPVKTLRNIYRFANLTSNHEIESFALNMTSGSSSSSKPFIVSSRNATQAASAWRTVLSIQQIKQVEDYCHHSMSVLGYERVRTAGEAKDMSKPLLTHSKL from the coding sequence ATGAGAGGCAAACAATACCATCAACCACTGAAGTTGACAGCACCCTGGGAGAAGGATGCTGGCTTTGGGAGGAAGCTCAAAACCTACAGGAATCATACCAAGATAATAGCACAGCCCGGGATCGTGATGAAAGTCCTCCGCAGGAAGAGGATCGTGTTGTTCATGGCCTATATCTTACTGCTCGTCCTCACCATGCTGAACCTGGCTAATTATAAATGGACTAAGGAGCCACAGCAGTGTAATCACCAGATGAGGAGCACCACTTATCAGAGCAGATCTGACATTCGCTTCCTCTACAGGCCCTCGCTGGCCAAAAAGAGGCAGCTCATCTATGTCCTGACCACCTGGAGGTCGGGCTCCTCGTTTTTCGGGGAGCTCTTCAACCAGAATCCTGACGTGTTCTTCTTGTACGAGCCCATGTGGCACATCTGGCAGAAACTGTACCCGGGCGATGCAGTGTCTTTACAAGGGGCCGCCAGGGACATGCTCAGCTCCCTGTACCGCTGCGATCTGTCTGTTTTCCAACTTTACAACAGCCCCGGGGGCAAGAATTTTACCTCCCTGGGACTGTTTGGGGCCACCCTCAATAAAGTTGTGTGTTCCTACCCCCTGTGCTCAGCCTACAGGAAGGAGGTGGTGGGGATGGTGGATGACAAGGTGTGTAAAAAGTGCCCCCCTCAAAGCCTTAGACTGTTGGAGGAGGAGTGCCTCAAATATAACACTATAGTCATTAAAGGGGTACGCATTTTGGATGTTAACGTGTTGGCCCCGCTCATGGAGGACCCGTCCTTGGATTTGAAGGTAATACACCTGGTAAGAGACCCGCGGGCCGTGGCCAACTCCAGGATCAAATCCAGACACGGCCTGATAAGGGAGAACTTACAGGTGGTCCGCAGCAGGGACCCCAAACTTCGCCGGATACCTTTCGTGGATCCGGGCCACAAAGCCAACAAGAAGGACGGCTCGGACTACCACTCCATCGGGGCCATGGAGGTGATCTGCGACCGCACCTCCAGGACTTTGAGGACTGCCTTAAACCCGCCCACCTGGCTGAAGGGGAAGTACATGGCCGTGCGCTACGAAGACCTGGTCGAGAACCCGGTCAAGACCTTGCGGAACATCTACCGCTTTGCCAACCTGACCAGCAACCACGAAATTGAGTCGTTCGCGCTGAACATGACCAGCGGCTCCAGTTCCTCATCCAAGCCATTCATAGTCTCATCCAGGAATGCCACACAGGCTGCTAGTGCGTGGAGAACAGTGCTCAGCATTCAACAGATCAAACAAGTCGAGGACTACTGTCACCACTCGATGTCCGTTCTAGGGTATGAACGAGTCCGAACGGCCGGGGAGGCTAAGGACATGAGCAAACCACTACTGACACACTCCAAACTGTGA